One genomic segment of Deltaproteobacteria bacterium includes these proteins:
- a CDS encoding diacylglycerol kinase family lipid kinase codes for MSQGGFKTYVVLNPRSAGGATGKSVQKILAAVGARVGELEHGLTEGPEHATVLAREALERGAEMVVAVGGDGTFNEVTNAFLQGGEARFPEAVLGLLPQGTGGDFRKTVGVERKLESACEKLAGRATRRIDAGWLDFVDHQGSPAGRAFINISSFGVSGAVVKTVNESSKALGGKLSFMIGSARALWHYRDQRVRLIVDGEAEEPIAMTTVAVCNGRFFGGGMMVAPRAELDDGLFDVTIWRDFALKDFAFKKAMLYKGTHLSDPRTRALRCKELRAESDEKVLIDVDGEQPGVLPATFRILPGAINLKI; via the coding sequence ATGAGTCAGGGCGGCTTCAAGACCTACGTGGTGCTCAACCCGCGCTCCGCCGGGGGCGCCACCGGGAAGAGCGTGCAGAAGATCCTCGCCGCGGTGGGCGCGCGGGTGGGGGAGCTCGAGCACGGGCTCACCGAGGGGCCGGAGCACGCGACCGTGCTGGCGCGGGAGGCCCTCGAGCGCGGCGCCGAGATGGTGGTCGCCGTCGGAGGCGACGGCACCTTCAACGAGGTCACCAACGCCTTCCTCCAGGGAGGCGAGGCCCGCTTCCCCGAGGCCGTGCTCGGGCTGCTCCCCCAGGGGACCGGCGGCGACTTCCGCAAGACGGTCGGCGTCGAGCGCAAGCTCGAGAGCGCCTGCGAGAAGCTCGCCGGGCGGGCCACGCGAAGGATCGACGCCGGCTGGCTCGACTTCGTCGATCACCAGGGCAGCCCCGCCGGCCGGGCCTTCATCAACATCTCCTCCTTCGGCGTCTCCGGCGCGGTGGTGAAGACGGTGAACGAGAGCTCCAAGGCCCTCGGGGGCAAGCTCTCGTTCATGATCGGCTCGGCCCGGGCGCTCTGGCACTACCGGGACCAGCGGGTGCGCCTGATCGTCGACGGCGAGGCCGAGGAGCCGATCGCGATGACCACGGTGGCCGTCTGCAACGGGCGCTTCTTCGGCGGCGGGATGATGGTCGCCCCGCGCGCCGAGCTGGACGACGGCCTCTTCGACGTGACCATCTGGCGGGACTTCGCCCTGAAGGACTTCGCCTTCAAGAAGGCGATGCTCTACAAGGGCACCCACCTCTCCGACCCGCGCACCCGCGCGCTGCGCTGCAAGGAGCTGCGGGCCGAGTCCGACGAGAAGGTGCTGATCGACGTGGACGGCGAGCAGCCCGGAGTGCTGCCGGCGACCTTCCGGATCCTGCCCGGGGCGATCAACCTGAAGATCTGA
- a CDS encoding (Fe-S)-binding protein, with translation MRSELPGLDLAAHEKELLLCELCPRMCRHACPVGVVARDEALTPQEKMAEARRQLRGESEVGVHTAWDCAGCGLCTATCEHDNPVGELLLAARARRFVAGDAPEAARALARRCREEGTPRGPVDRRRLESIQEARRIRRTVREFEGPRVPGRGLRVLFPGCELVEDAPERVGRLLDIADSLGEGDLVVWDGAARCCGYPLLAAGDAAGYAAHASRLASALAGASLITTPCAHCATTLELASERFGIGFPPVEHLSQTLAKALRRKGVTRVVEDLLPRGWVLHEPCHLVHGLEESEAPRQLLEAITGGRPEAAEGTGESIWQGERSWCCGGGGALPHTRPELAREMARVRAADLLGESAGPPALEGLPGSARQLVTASPCCERHFWEAGVESEDLFELLGRFLEGGRSESREEG, from the coding sequence GTGAGGTCCGAGCTCCCCGGCCTCGATCTGGCCGCCCACGAGAAGGAGCTGCTGCTCTGCGAGCTCTGCCCCCGGATGTGCCGCCACGCCTGTCCGGTGGGGGTGGTGGCCCGGGACGAGGCGCTCACCCCGCAGGAGAAGATGGCCGAGGCCCGGCGCCAGCTGCGCGGCGAGAGCGAGGTCGGCGTGCACACCGCCTGGGACTGCGCGGGCTGCGGCCTCTGCACCGCCACCTGCGAGCACGACAACCCCGTCGGGGAGCTCCTCCTCGCCGCGCGCGCCCGGCGCTTCGTCGCCGGTGACGCCCCCGAGGCCGCCCGGGCGCTGGCGCGCCGCTGCCGGGAGGAGGGCACCCCGCGCGGCCCGGTGGATCGCCGGCGCCTGGAGTCGATCCAGGAGGCCCGGCGGATCCGCCGCACGGTGAGGGAGTTCGAGGGGCCGCGGGTGCCCGGCCGGGGCCTGCGGGTGCTCTTCCCGGGCTGCGAGCTGGTGGAGGACGCGCCGGAGCGGGTGGGGCGGCTCCTGGACATCGCCGACAGCCTCGGCGAGGGCGACCTGGTGGTCTGGGACGGGGCGGCCCGCTGCTGCGGCTACCCGCTCCTGGCGGCCGGGGACGCCGCGGGCTACGCGGCCCACGCGAGCCGGCTCGCGAGCGCCCTGGCGGGGGCCAGCCTGATCACCACGCCCTGCGCCCACTGCGCCACGACCCTGGAGCTGGCGAGCGAGCGCTTCGGGATCGGCTTCCCGCCGGTCGAGCACCTCTCCCAGACCCTCGCCAAGGCGCTGCGCCGCAAGGGCGTCACCCGGGTCGTCGAGGACCTGCTCCCCCGGGGCTGGGTCCTCCACGAGCCCTGCCACCTGGTGCACGGCCTGGAGGAGAGCGAGGCCCCGCGGCAGCTCCTCGAGGCGATCACCGGCGGGCGGCCCGAGGCCGCCGAGGGGACGGGCGAGTCGATCTGGCAGGGCGAGCGCAGCTGGTGCTGCGGGGGCGGCGGGGCGCTGCCCCACACCCGCCCCGAGCTCGCCCGGGAGATGGCCCGGGTGCGGGCGGCGGATCTCCTGGGGGAGAGCGCCGGGCCGCCGGCCCTCGAGGGCCTGCCGGGGAGCGCGCGGCAGCTGGTCACGGCCAGCCCCTGCTGCGAGCGGCACTTCTGGGAGGCGGGCGTCGAGAGCGAGGATCTCTTCGAGCTCCTCGGGCGCTTCCTCGAGGGCGGACGCAGCGAGAGCAGGGAGGAAGGATGA